One part of the Rutidosis leptorrhynchoides isolate AG116_Rl617_1_P2 chromosome 1, CSIRO_AGI_Rlap_v1, whole genome shotgun sequence genome encodes these proteins:
- the LOC139889946 gene encoding uncharacterized protein, whose product MFKYISKGTDRIAARISKPVGSNSRARPQVSQPVDEVQNFIDARFICPHEACWCIFNIPIHHREPAVQILSVHLENMQLMKFRGKQSLQEIFENTEKKKTTFTEWLCYNASSAGRHLAYLDFPSEFVWYQAQKSWKSRENINKSSIGRMSYIHPSFGEAFFS is encoded by the coding sequence ATGTTCAAGTACATTTCAAAGGGTACCGACCGCATTGCTGCTCGCATATCCAAACCAGTCGGTAGTAACAGCCGTGCGAGGCCACAGGTCTCTCAACCAGTAGATGAAGTTCAGAATTTTATAGATGCCCGGTTCATTTGCCCGCACGAGGCTTGCTGGTGCATTTTTAACATCCCAATTCATCATCGTGAACCGGCGGTTCAGATCCTGTCTGTCCACTTAGAGAATATGCAGCTTATGAAGTTCCGTGGCAAGCAATCGCTTCAAGAAATTTTCGAAAACACAGAAAAGAAGAAAACTACTTTTACTGAGTGGCTATGTTATAACGCTTCTTCAGCTGGCAGGCACCTGGCATATTTGGATTTCCCATCTGAATTTGTTTGGTATCAAGCACAGAAAAGCTGGAAAAGTAGGGAAAATATTAACAAGTCTTCGATTGGAAGGATGTCATACATACATCCCTCATTCGGAGAGGCTtttttttcctaa
- the LOC139889952 gene encoding uncharacterized protein, which yields MLVLNSGSCICRSSFQLREKKKDDKTDANDDVVSVHQTTRRTFLRRRLICKFPFLPDVVDFGHAPQLATPLLQHGVTPIYSLSAPFDSSAFSPLYRDCGDCTYVCNHCGALFWHDELRLPAYKEPPGALKELLETCGFMDNVRAYNQMFSMTSFGARIDETINDGRSLYVFKVSGQIYHWIGSICPQPGTRPRFLQLYIYDTDTEVENRMSHFGGGNSNRICEDIVRRLIVLLDSHNELVRLFRTARDKCNAAEIPTFKIRLFSVVGSKQHSLPTSDAIGAIVFDTGPQALSNYDVIIHQRSEYPKRVKKLHPSYISLQFPFMFFFGEPGFHTDLKLIDALGSTGGRVRKKTMNMFYCYQLHDRLNSYSLMMRLGRLFQQYVVTVYCSIELDRMDYIRKKQKDIRKDYLSGLYDAISMGDQTSSDVGSRTILPASFTSGPRYMYGHYLDALAICRVFGNPQFFVTFTCNVKWPEIARYLQPFPLLTASDRAGIVARVFRFKVKQFVAFLKDGKPLGDFRGVLYTIEFQKRGLPHCHTLVWLYSSASSPVSERIDDYISAELLDPRTDLAGYAVVSATMMHGPCGIPNLRAPCMEGSTCIKNFPKNTTRKPSLMLMPCTLPKA from the exons ATGCTTGTCTTAAATTCAGGCTCGTGCATTTGCAGATCATCATtccag TTGCGCGAAAAAAAAAAGGATGACAAAACAGATGCAAACGATGATGTAGTCTCTGTACACCAAACTACAAGGCGGACATTCCTGCGCAGGC GTCTTATTTGTAAATTTCCTTTTTTACCAGACGTCGTTGACTTCGGGCACGCCCCGCAGTTAGCTACTCCATTACTTCAACATGGAGTTACACCCATATATAGTTTGTCTGCGCCTTTCGATTCTTCAG CTTTCTCTCCTCTGTATCGTGACTGCGGTGATTGCACATACGTCTGTAACCATTGTGGGGCCCTATTTTGGCATGACGAAC TACGGTTACCGGCTTATAAAGAACCTCCCGGCGCTTTGAAGGAACTTTTAGAAACGTGCGGTTTCATGGATAACGTCCGTGCTTACAATCAGATGTTCAGTATGACCTCTTTCGGCGCGCGCATTGATGAGACCATAAATGACGGCCGGTCTCTATATGTTTTCAAAGTTTCGGGGCAGATTTACCACTGGATTGGTTCCATATGCCCTCAACCGGGAACACGTCCACGATTCCTGCAACTTTACATCTACGATACAGATACTGAAGTTGAAAACAGAATGTCCCATTTTGGTGGCGGGAATTCAAATCGCATCTGTGAAGATATTGTTCGCAGACTTATTGTGTTGCTCGATTCGCATAATGAACTTGTAAGGCTGTTCCGGACAGCCAGAGATAAATGTAATGCTGCTGAGATACCAACTTTCAAGATTCGATTGTTCAGTGTCGTCGGATCAAAGCAACATAGCCTTCCTACTTCTGATGCAATAGGGGCTATTGTCTTTGATACTGGTCCGCAGGCACTTTCGAATTATGATGTAATAATCCACCAAAGGTCTGAGTACCCAAAGCGAGTCAAAAAACTTCATCCGTCGTATATATCGCTACAATTCCCATTTATGTTCTTTTTTGGCGAACCAGGCTTCCATACTGATTTAAAGTTGATTGACGCTCTAGGTTCCACTGGTGGCCGGGTTAGAAAAAAGACGATGAATATGTTCTATTGCTACCAGCTTCATGATAGGCTAAATTCTTACAGTCTCATGATGAGGCTCGGGCGACTCTTTCAGCAGTACGTTGTCACAGTGTATTGCAGTATTGAATTAGATCGGATGGATTACATTAGGAAGAAACAGAAAGACATCAGGAAAGATTACCTCTCGGGTTTGTACGACGCCATTAGCATGGGTGATCAGACCAGTTCAGATGTCGGCAGTAGAACTATCCTCCCAGCTTCTTTCACCAGCGGTCCCCGTTATATGTACGGTCACTATCTTGATGCCCTGGCGATTTGTCGTGTTTTTGGGAATCCACAATTCTTTGTCACTTTTACATGCAACGTTAAGTGGCCAGAAATAGCTCGGTATCTGCAGCCTTTTCCTCTGCTTACTGCATCAGACCGTGCTGGTATTGTCGCGAGAGTTTTCCGCTTCAAAGTCAAACAATTTGTTGCTTTTTTAAAAGACGGGAAACCACTGGGTGACTTTAGAGGAG TTCTGTATACCATTGAGTTCCAGAAAAGAGGGTTGCCCCATTGTCATACATTGGTGTGGTTGTATTCCTCAGCCTCATCACCTGTAAGCGAAAGAATAGATGATTACATATCTGCTGAACTTCTTGACCCGAGAACTGACCTCGCTGGTTACGCGGTGGTCTCTGCGACTATGATGCATGGGCCCTGTGGCATTCCCAACTTACGTGCACCGTGCATGGAAGGATCCACTTGCATAAAAAATTTCCCAAAAAATACAACGAGAAAACCTTCTTTGATGCTGATGCCGTGCACACTACCGAAAGCGTAA